In Bacillus toyonensis BCT-7112, a single window of DNA contains:
- a CDS encoding potassium channel family protein: MLSFFLTLKRMLRACLRAWKDKEFQVLFVLTILTLISGTIFYSTVEGLRILDALYFSVVTLTTVGDKDFSPQTDFGKIFTILYIFIGIGLVFGFIHKLAVNVQLPSILSNRRKE; encoded by the coding sequence ATGCTTTCATTTTTTTTAACATTGAAACGTATGCTAAGAGCCTGTTTGCGAGCGTGGAAGGATAAAGAATTTCAAGTTTTATTCGTATTAACAATTTTGACTTTAATATCGGGTACAATCTTTTATAGCACAGTGGAGGGATTACGTATCCTTGATGCTTTATATTTTAGTGTTGTGACACTGACAACTGTAGGCGATAAAGATTTTAGTCCTCAAACTGATTTTGGGAAGATATTTACGATACTATACATATTTATCGGGATTGGATTAGTGTTTGGATTTATTCATAAGTTGGCGGTTAATGTGCAACTACCAAGTATATTATCGAATAGAAGAAAAGAGTAA
- the cerA gene encoding phospholipase CerA yields the protein MKKKVLALAAAITLVAPLQSVAFAHENDGGQRVGVIPRWSAEDKHKEGVNSHLWIVNRAMDIMSRNTTLVKQERVALLNEWRTELENGIYAADYENPYYDNSTFASHFYDPDNGKTYIPYAKQAKETGAKYFKLAGESYKNKDMKQAFFYLGLSLHYLGDVNQPMHAANFTNLSYPQGFHSKYENFVDTIKDNYKVTDGNGYWNWKGTNPEDWIHGAAVVAKQDYAGIVNDNTKDWFVRAAVSQDYADKWRAEVTPMTGKRLMDAQRVTAGYIQLWFDTYGNR from the coding sequence ATGAAAAAGAAAGTTCTTGCTTTAGCAGCAGCTATTACGTTAGTAGCACCGTTACAAAGTGTTGCGTTTGCTCATGAAAACGATGGAGGACAGAGAGTAGGCGTTATTCCGCGCTGGTCTGCTGAAGATAAACATAAAGAAGGCGTAAACTCTCATTTATGGATTGTAAACCGTGCAATGGATATTATGTCTCGTAATACAACACTTGTAAAACAAGAGCGAGTTGCACTATTAAATGAATGGCGTACGGAGTTAGAGAATGGTATTTATGCTGCTGACTATGAAAATCCTTATTATGATAATAGCACATTTGCTTCACACTTCTATGACCCTGATAACGGGAAAACGTATATTCCATATGCAAAGCAGGCGAAGGAAACTGGAGCTAAATATTTTAAATTAGCTGGTGAGTCATACAAAAATAAAGATATGAAACAAGCATTCTTCTATTTAGGATTATCTCTTCATTATTTAGGAGATGTAAACCAACCGATGCATGCGGCAAACTTTACAAATCTTTCGTATCCACAAGGGTTCCATTCTAAATATGAAAACTTTGTAGATACGATAAAAGATAATTACAAAGTAACGGATGGAAATGGATATTGGAACTGGAAAGGTACAAATCCAGAAGATTGGATTCATGGAGCGGCAGTAGTTGCGAAACAAGATTACGCTGGCATTGTAAATGATAATACGAAAGATTGGTTCGTGAGAGCTGCTGTATCGCAAGATTATGCAGATAAATGGCGCGCTGAAGTTACACCAATGACAGGTAAGCGTTTAATGGATGCACAACGTGTTACTGCTGGATACATCCAGCTTTGGTTTGATACGTACGGAAATCGTTAA
- the sph gene encoding sphingomyelinase C — translation MKSKLLKGVLSFGIGLGALYSGSSAQAETPTNQNNTLKVMTHNVYMLSTNLYPNWGQSERADLIGAAGYIKNQDVVILNEVFDNSASDRLLGNLKREYPNQTAVLGRSSGNEWDKTLGNYSSSTPEDGGVAIVSKWPIVEKIQYVFEKGCGPDNLSNKGFVYTKIKRNDSFVHVIGTHLQAEDSMCGKTSPASVRTKQLQEIQEFIKNKNIPNNEYVLIGGDMNVNKINAENNSDSEYASMFKTLHASIPSYTGHTATWDATTNSIAKYNFPDSPAEYLDYIIASKDHANPSHIENKVLQPKSPQWTVTSWFKKYTYNDYSDHYPVEATISMK, via the coding sequence GTGAAAAGTAAATTGCTAAAAGGTGTACTTAGCTTTGGAATTGGTTTAGGAGCTTTATATAGTGGATCTTCAGCTCAAGCAGAAACGCCTACAAATCAAAATAATACATTAAAAGTAATGACGCATAACGTGTACATGCTATCAACAAACTTATATCCGAATTGGGGACAAAGTGAGCGTGCTGATTTAATTGGAGCGGCAGGTTATATAAAGAATCAGGACGTTGTTATATTAAATGAAGTGTTTGATAATAGCGCCTCAGATCGTTTGTTAGGAAATTTGAAGAGAGAATATCCAAATCAAACGGCGGTATTAGGTCGTAGTAGTGGAAACGAATGGGATAAAACATTAGGGAACTATTCATCTTCGACTCCTGAAGATGGGGGCGTTGCGATTGTGAGTAAATGGCCAATCGTTGAAAAAATTCAATATGTATTCGAAAAAGGCTGCGGACCAGATAATTTATCAAATAAAGGATTTGTATACACGAAAATTAAGAGAAATGATAGTTTTGTTCATGTAATTGGGACGCATTTACAAGCTGAAGATAGTATGTGTGGAAAAACTTCACCTGCATCTGTACGTACAAAACAGCTACAAGAAATTCAAGAATTTATTAAAAATAAAAATATACCAAATAACGAGTATGTGTTAATTGGTGGAGATATGAACGTAAATAAAATAAACGCTGAGAATAATAGTGATTCAGAGTATGCATCTATGTTTAAAACATTACATGCTTCTATTCCATCTTATACTGGACATACAGCGACTTGGGATGCGACGACAAACAGTATTGCAAAATACAATTTCCCCGATAGCCCTGCCGAGTATTTAGATTATATTATTGCAAGTAAAGATCATGCGAACCCATCGCATATAGAAAATAAAGTGTTACAGCCGAAATCTCCACAATGGACTGTTACATCATGGTTTAAAAAATATACGTATAATGATTACTCTGATCATTATCCAGTAGAGGCTACTATTTCTATGAAGTAG
- a CDS encoding amino acid deaminase/aldolase encodes MDRGIFKEVPLPCAFLDEVALERNIQSVIELSGDKKIRIASKSLRSVPIMKRILATNNRFQGIMCFSPREALFLIEQGFNDLLLGYPAYDDRALYEISLLTKKGLIITCMVDCEDHIVYLEKIAEKSKGCFRVCLDIDMSSRFFQFHFGVKRSPVKDVRSALEIVEKVKDSSFLILDGVMGYEAQIAGVGDYIPNQWIKSKVISYLKKKSVLEVKERRGRIVKEIQNLGIELRFVNGGGTGSIKTTEQDNSVSEITVGSAFYAPRLFDYYKEVQFHPAVGFALPVVRKPAPFIYTCLGGGYIASGAVGKDKEPEVWRPDGAKLLDLEGAGEAQTPVHYNGEERVDIGDSILFRHSKAGELCERFPILYRVKQGKIIGEYSTYRGDGQCFL; translated from the coding sequence GTGGATCGAGGAATTTTTAAAGAAGTTCCATTACCGTGTGCATTTTTAGATGAAGTAGCTTTAGAAAGAAATATTCAATCGGTTATAGAGCTAAGTGGCGATAAAAAGATTCGAATAGCGAGTAAATCATTACGATCCGTTCCAATTATGAAACGGATTTTAGCTACAAACAACCGATTTCAAGGTATTATGTGTTTTTCACCTAGAGAGGCTTTGTTTTTAATTGAACAAGGATTTAATGATTTATTATTAGGATATCCAGCTTATGATGACAGGGCTTTATATGAAATTAGTTTGCTAACAAAGAAAGGGCTTATTATAACTTGTATGGTGGACTGTGAAGACCATATTGTTTATTTAGAAAAAATTGCTGAGAAGTCTAAAGGGTGTTTTCGTGTTTGTTTGGATATTGATATGAGTAGCCGTTTTTTTCAATTTCATTTTGGTGTAAAAAGATCCCCGGTAAAAGATGTGCGGAGCGCTCTGGAAATAGTAGAAAAAGTGAAGGACTCATCATTTTTAATACTAGATGGTGTAATGGGATATGAAGCTCAAATTGCTGGGGTTGGAGATTATATACCGAATCAATGGATAAAAAGTAAAGTAATTTCTTATTTAAAGAAGAAATCAGTGTTAGAAGTTAAAGAAAGAAGAGGACGTATCGTGAAAGAAATACAAAACCTTGGTATTGAACTTAGGTTTGTAAATGGGGGGGGAACAGGAAGTATAAAAACAACTGAGCAAGATAACTCAGTTTCAGAGATTACAGTAGGTTCTGCTTTTTATGCCCCTAGACTGTTTGACTATTATAAAGAAGTACAATTTCATCCAGCTGTCGGATTTGCTTTACCAGTTGTACGTAAACCAGCTCCGTTTATCTATACTTGCCTAGGTGGTGGATATATTGCTTCAGGCGCAGTTGGTAAAGATAAAGAGCCTGAGGTTTGGAGACCAGATGGTGCAAAACTATTAGATTTAGAAGGTGCTGGTGAAGCACAAACTCCCGTTCATTATAACGGCGAGGAGCGAGTGGATATAGGAGATTCTATATTGTTTCGTCATAGTAAAGCTGGAGAATTATGTGAGCGTTTTCCAATTCTGTATCGTGTGAAACAAGGGAAGATTATTGGGGAGTATTCAACATATCGGGGGGATGGCCAATGCTTTCTATAG
- a CDS encoding D-arabinono-1,4-lactone oxidase, whose translation MLSIEGKKWRNWTGNVEGTPHYTMYPETIQDVVEVVELAQKKGKKIRVVGSGHSFTPLVQTEEILVSLDELKGIVNIDAEKMVAEVWAGTKLHDLGKLLEEKGYAQENLGDIDSQSIAGAISTGTHGTGVNFGSLSTQVIEITTVLSTGESIVCSETENVEYWKAFQLSLGMLGIIVKIKLKIIPSYSLVYESEKQSLSTVMNKLEEYKKNRHFEFFVFPYSNEVQVKFTNKTTSKGTDLKWHKLKVELLENRMFSLLSKGCKWFPSISKGVSRLSAKAAPNTKIIGPSYEVFATSRTVPFYEMEYSVPSKHMRAVVEEISSLIEKKKYKVHFPIECRYVKGDDIWLSPAYGRDSAYIAVHMYKGMKYAAYFGEVEKIFLKYEGRPHWGKMHTLTYEKLQNIYPELHSFLKMRKSLDETGMFLNPYTEKLFTIMKKS comes from the coding sequence ATGCTTTCTATAGAGGGGAAAAAATGGAGAAATTGGACAGGGAATGTAGAAGGAACGCCGCATTATACGATGTATCCAGAAACTATACAAGATGTAGTAGAAGTTGTAGAGCTTGCACAAAAAAAAGGGAAGAAAATTCGTGTTGTCGGTTCAGGGCATTCGTTTACGCCTCTCGTGCAAACAGAAGAAATTTTAGTCTCTTTAGACGAATTGAAGGGCATTGTGAATATTGATGCGGAGAAGATGGTTGCCGAAGTATGGGCAGGAACAAAGCTACATGACCTAGGGAAGTTACTTGAAGAAAAAGGTTATGCACAAGAAAATTTAGGGGATATTGATTCACAATCTATTGCAGGAGCAATTAGTACGGGGACGCATGGGACGGGTGTTAACTTTGGGAGTTTATCAACACAAGTTATAGAGATTACGACAGTTTTATCAACAGGTGAGAGTATAGTTTGTTCAGAAACCGAGAACGTCGAATATTGGAAAGCATTTCAGTTATCGCTTGGAATGCTAGGTATCATCGTAAAGATAAAATTAAAGATTATCCCATCATATTCGCTCGTTTATGAAAGCGAAAAACAGTCACTATCTACTGTAATGAACAAGCTAGAAGAATATAAGAAGAATCGTCATTTTGAGTTTTTTGTTTTTCCTTATTCAAATGAAGTACAGGTGAAGTTTACAAATAAAACAACGAGTAAAGGAACTGATTTAAAATGGCATAAACTAAAGGTGGAGTTACTTGAAAATAGGATGTTCTCTTTGTTATCTAAAGGGTGCAAATGGTTTCCTTCCATAAGTAAAGGAGTAAGTCGATTATCAGCTAAGGCTGCACCAAACACAAAAATAATTGGCCCAAGCTATGAAGTGTTCGCTACATCACGTACGGTTCCATTTTATGAAATGGAGTACAGTGTCCCTTCAAAGCATATGAGAGCTGTTGTAGAAGAAATTTCAAGTCTTATTGAAAAGAAAAAGTATAAGGTGCACTTCCCGATTGAATGTCGCTACGTGAAAGGTGATGATATATGGCTTAGTCCAGCGTATGGAAGGGACTCGGCATATATCGCCGTTCATATGTATAAAGGTATGAAGTATGCCGCTTATTTTGGTGAAGTGGAGAAAATTTTTCTGAAATATGAAGGTCGTCCACATTGGGGGAAAATGCATACGTTAACATACGAAAAGTTACAAAACATATATCCAGAATTGCATTCGTTTCTAAAAATGAGGAAGTCGCTAGATGAAACAGGAATGTTTTTAAACCCTTATACAGAAAAGTTATTTACGATTATGAAAAAAAGCTGA
- a CDS encoding VanZ family protein, giving the protein MTAYLFPVKTAFILFPFLAMFLLIPFLIFNYRKYGYLNKWRSFILYSLLLYLLNAYFLVILPLPQTYDTCSLQPANTQHIQLSPFYFIQEISNHTSAILTKPATYFYLLKESAFLQVAFNVLLTVPFGVYLRYYFRRSFLQTVCISFCLSLFFELTQVTGLYGIYNCAYRLFDIDDLFLNTLGGVIGFIIAPIFTYFLPKTSELDSHIDLETKPVGFVRRLIAMQIDWLFLSIVVPVIKNKGNSLFISNIQSYTNVYELLFITCSIFIYFIIIPYFTNGRTIGKALLRIYIKGKSDRITMKELFIRYGIFYFVLGGINYILSSSSILNFTEPLVLLVILLFQFVINGIFIIHVFLHVFSRDKLLFYEHISQTRNAIILKKADK; this is encoded by the coding sequence TTGACTGCATATTTATTTCCAGTAAAAACAGCATTTATTTTATTTCCTTTTTTAGCAATGTTTCTCTTAATACCTTTTTTAATATTTAACTACCGAAAGTATGGTTATTTAAATAAATGGCGTTCATTTATTTTGTACTCATTATTACTTTACTTATTAAATGCCTATTTTCTTGTGATTTTGCCGTTACCACAAACATATGATACTTGTAGCCTACAACCGGCTAATACGCAGCACATACAACTATCACCATTTTATTTCATACAAGAAATTAGTAATCATACTTCGGCAATTTTAACGAAACCAGCTACTTATTTCTATTTATTAAAAGAATCTGCGTTCTTACAAGTAGCATTTAACGTTCTATTAACCGTTCCATTCGGTGTTTATTTACGTTATTATTTCCGACGTAGTTTCTTACAAACAGTTTGTATTTCTTTTTGTCTTTCACTATTTTTCGAACTGACACAGGTAACTGGACTATACGGTATATACAATTGTGCATATCGCTTATTCGATATCGATGATCTATTTTTAAACACATTAGGCGGCGTAATTGGTTTTATCATTGCACCAATATTTACGTACTTCCTTCCGAAAACAAGCGAATTAGATAGTCATATTGATTTAGAAACGAAACCAGTTGGATTCGTTCGTCGTCTTATCGCTATGCAAATTGATTGGCTGTTCTTATCTATCGTCGTTCCTGTCATTAAAAATAAAGGAAACTCTCTATTTATTTCTAATATCCAATCTTACACAAATGTATACGAACTCCTTTTCATTACATGTTCAATCTTTATTTACTTTATTATCATTCCATACTTTACAAATGGAAGAACGATAGGAAAAGCGTTGCTTCGTATTTACATTAAAGGAAAATCAGATCGTATTACGATGAAGGAACTATTCATCCGTTACGGTATATTCTATTTCGTTTTAGGTGGAATCAATTATATTCTTTCTAGTAGCTCTATCTTAAATTTTACAGAGCCTTTAGTATTACTAGTTATACTGTTATTCCAATTCGTAATTAACGGCATATTTATTATTCATGTTTTCTTACATGTATTTAGCCGTGATAAGTTACTATTCTACGAGCATATTAGTCAAACAAGAAATGCGATTATACTAAAAAAAGCTGACAAGTAA
- a CDS encoding antibiotic biosynthesis monooxygenase, with translation MFIVTKLIHIKYGYENDLLYSLKQYYPSTGTNGFINIEFSHMHRTDDGAKYMVRMLWKTQQDYHAWLSQRNENETWKHKMQNYILSSTSNATYMH, from the coding sequence ATGTTTATTGTTACTAAACTAATTCATATTAAATATGGCTATGAGAATGATTTACTATATTCACTTAAACAATATTATCCATCAACTGGAACAAATGGTTTTATTAACATAGAATTTTCACATATGCATCGTACAGATGATGGAGCAAAATATATGGTCCGTATGTTATGGAAAACACAACAAGATTACCATGCGTGGCTTTCTCAAAGAAACGAAAATGAAACTTGGAAGCACAAAATGCAAAACTATATCCTTTCTTCCACATCCAATGCTACTTATATGCATTAA
- a CDS encoding undecaprenyl-diphosphate phosphatase has protein sequence MEQFYYILKYLILGLFQGLTEPIPISSSGHLVLAQHLLGLKIEGFSFELLVNSASLLAGLLIYRNDLIRLTKNGLSYIFTRAEDAKSDFFFIIYLVIATIPAGVIGVLFKDYIDQYLKGVKMVGISLLITAVGLWIIRNLRGRKNDGDLSMKDAIIIGLAQACALIPGISRSGATIVAAMLLGMKQETALRFSFLLYIPVSLGGLLLSITDIAKDPNLDTLFVPYIVAFIATFIMTYISLKWFMNIMAKGNLKYFSFYCIIVGVLTIIFL, from the coding sequence ATGGAACAATTTTACTACATTTTAAAATACTTAATTCTTGGTCTGTTCCAAGGACTAACAGAACCAATTCCGATTTCTTCAAGTGGTCACCTCGTTTTAGCACAACATTTGCTAGGACTAAAAATAGAAGGATTTAGCTTTGAACTACTTGTTAATTCAGCTTCATTACTAGCTGGATTACTTATTTATAGAAATGATTTAATTCGTCTAACAAAGAATGGTCTATCTTATATATTTACAAGAGCAGAAGATGCAAAATCAGATTTCTTCTTCATTATTTACCTTGTAATTGCAACTATTCCAGCAGGTGTAATTGGCGTTTTATTTAAAGATTATATCGACCAGTACTTAAAAGGCGTGAAAATGGTTGGGATTTCCCTTCTTATTACCGCTGTCGGTCTTTGGATTATTAGAAACTTACGCGGGCGTAAAAATGATGGTGACCTTTCTATGAAAGATGCAATCATTATCGGATTAGCTCAAGCTTGTGCACTTATCCCTGGAATTAGCCGATCTGGCGCTACAATTGTAGCAGCGATGTTACTCGGTATGAAGCAAGAGACCGCTCTTCGCTTCTCATTCTTACTATATATTCCTGTTAGCTTAGGTGGGTTATTGCTAAGTATTACAGATATTGCTAAAGATCCTAATTTAGACACATTATTCGTACCATATATCGTTGCGTTTATAGCAACATTTATCATGACATATATTTCATTAAAATGGTTTATGAACATTATGGCAAAAGGAAATTTAAAATATTTCTCTTTCTATTGTATTATCGTAGGGGTACTTACTATCATTTTCTTATAA
- a CDS encoding methyl-accepting chemotaxis protein, protein MFTQKKSLQHKIDQLEDRIKELEAELKQKDIEKQNMISSIHDRVQNVIQEHQLVNNQHHTLQNLIQQLNSCFENVSTRTTNSNELNSEMLQKEQSLIQSIEEIIDCSNEGKESVHRLLIVINKLGEQSQRTSNSMNHLSERSKEIEQIVEVIQNIAAQTNLLALNASIEAARAGEHGKGFAVVANEVRKLAESTAESTKNIGNLTKKIQEEIEKAYENTKDNLHLVDEGVEMSADTNARIENILIMIQTLQNGATNVIQAIENQKSCNDDILREFANTQQMFQKLNTTIMNHIHDAEKVDVQLTNGLQETVSSH, encoded by the coding sequence ATGTTTACTCAAAAGAAATCACTCCAACATAAAATTGATCAATTAGAAGATCGTATAAAAGAATTAGAGGCTGAATTAAAACAAAAAGACATTGAAAAACAAAATATGATTTCTTCTATCCATGACCGTGTGCAAAACGTCATTCAAGAGCATCAACTTGTAAATAACCAGCACCATACACTCCAAAATTTAATTCAGCAATTAAACTCGTGTTTTGAAAATGTTTCAACACGTACAACAAATTCTAATGAATTAAATAGTGAAATGTTACAAAAAGAACAAAGCTTAATTCAGTCTATTGAAGAGATTATTGACTGCTCTAATGAAGGAAAAGAATCTGTTCACCGTTTACTTATTGTAATTAATAAATTAGGTGAACAATCTCAGCGCACGTCTAACAGTATGAATCATTTAAGTGAACGCTCAAAAGAAATCGAACAAATTGTAGAAGTCATTCAAAACATTGCAGCACAAACAAATTTACTTGCGCTAAATGCAAGTATTGAAGCAGCGCGTGCTGGAGAGCACGGTAAAGGGTTTGCGGTTGTTGCCAATGAAGTAAGAAAACTAGCAGAAAGTACGGCAGAGAGTACAAAGAATATTGGCAACTTAACGAAAAAAATTCAAGAAGAAATTGAAAAAGCATACGAAAACACAAAAGATAATTTACATTTAGTCGATGAAGGTGTAGAAATGAGTGCCGATACAAACGCTAGAATCGAAAACATTTTAATTATGATTCAAACGTTACAAAATGGTGCTACAAATGTTATTCAAGCAATTGAAAACCAAAAATCTTGTAATGATGATATATTAAGAGAATTTGCAAACACTCAACAAATGTTCCAAAAATTAAATACTACTATTATGAACCATATTCATGATGCAGAAAAAGTCGATGTTCAATTGACTAATGGTCTTCAAGAAACAGTATCTTCTCATTAA
- a CDS encoding 3D domain-containing protein translates to MNYFKRISSLVLAGIIGLSSTVAVKAESNDEKLNNMQQQLQQNDADMQKKEQEKQAVSKEIQGIENELHNLNNTIAKNKEDQAAIQRKIDETHKQIEQKKNEIVVLEDKVLARKDIMRKRMVSVQNSSNTSLVVEVVVESKNFADFLQRMNAVSTILEADKEILRLQEQDLRQIEEDKKTIDEKEASLVVDKQKLAKAQADLQDNLKKRQDNLQTVQAKYNQIASQLNLAAEEKAKIESNMKAVQETIAREQEAARIAAEERAKAEAAAKAEQEALVKAQAEIAEKQKQEKANKPAEPVANNNSKVEPAQPSKPTAGGREIYVHATAYTADPAENGYAPGQQVYSAWGGYNLTANPGMKLIAVDPSVIPLGSTVYVEGYGQAIAADTGGAIKGHKIDVLMPDKASSSNWGRKNVKVTILN, encoded by the coding sequence ATGAACTATTTTAAGCGAATCAGTAGTCTAGTATTAGCAGGAATTATCGGTCTTTCTAGTACAGTCGCTGTAAAAGCAGAGTCAAACGACGAGAAACTTAACAACATGCAACAGCAATTGCAGCAAAACGATGCAGATATGCAGAAGAAAGAGCAAGAGAAGCAAGCTGTTAGTAAAGAGATTCAAGGTATTGAAAACGAACTACATAACTTAAATAATACAATTGCAAAAAATAAAGAGGATCAAGCTGCTATTCAACGTAAAATCGATGAAACACATAAGCAGATTGAGCAAAAAAAGAATGAAATTGTCGTTTTAGAGGATAAAGTCCTTGCTCGTAAAGATATTATGAGAAAACGTATGGTTTCTGTTCAAAACAGTTCAAATACAAGTTTAGTAGTAGAAGTTGTTGTAGAGTCAAAAAACTTTGCAGATTTCTTACAACGTATGAATGCAGTTTCTACTATTTTAGAAGCTGATAAAGAAATTTTACGTCTACAAGAACAAGATCTTCGTCAAATTGAAGAAGATAAGAAAACAATTGACGAAAAAGAAGCATCTTTAGTAGTAGACAAACAAAAATTAGCAAAAGCGCAAGCTGATTTGCAAGATAACTTGAAAAAACGTCAAGATAACTTACAGACAGTTCAAGCTAAATACAATCAGATTGCAAGCCAACTTAATTTAGCAGCAGAAGAAAAAGCTAAAATTGAGTCAAATATGAAGGCAGTACAAGAGACGATTGCTCGTGAGCAAGAAGCAGCAAGAATTGCAGCAGAAGAGCGTGCAAAAGCAGAAGCGGCTGCAAAGGCTGAGCAAGAAGCTTTAGTGAAAGCACAAGCAGAAATTGCTGAAAAACAAAAGCAAGAGAAAGCTAATAAACCAGCTGAACCTGTTGCGAATAATAATTCGAAGGTAGAACCTGCACAACCTTCGAAGCCAACTGCTGGTGGAAGAGAAATATATGTACATGCAACAGCTTATACAGCAGATCCAGCTGAAAATGGTTATGCACCAGGCCAACAAGTGTATTCTGCATGGGGAGGCTATAATCTAACTGCAAACCCAGGAATGAAATTAATTGCTGTAGATCCAAGTGTTATTCCATTAGGTTCTACTGTATATGTTGAAGGTTATGGACAAGCAATTGCAGCAGACACTGGTGGCGCAATTAAAGGTCACAAAATCGATGTTTTAATGCCTGATAAAGCTTCATCTAGTAATTGGGGCAGAAAAAATGTTAAAGTTACAATTTTAAACTAA
- a CDS encoding helix-turn-helix transcriptional regulator → MTILNRVKEFRARFNFSQSVLAEKVGVTRQTIAAIEKGDYVPSLLLALTICDVFQLKMEDVFVLNKEGKEDE, encoded by the coding sequence TTGACCATTTTAAATAGAGTGAAAGAATTTAGGGCTCGCTTCAATTTTTCGCAAAGTGTATTAGCAGAGAAGGTTGGAGTGACGAGACAAACAATTGCTGCAATTGAAAAAGGGGATTACGTTCCTTCGTTGTTATTGGCACTTACGATTTGTGATGTGTTCCAGTTAAAGATGGAAGATGTGTTTGTTTTAAATAAGGAGGGGAAAGAGGATGAATAG
- a CDS encoding class A sortase: MNKQRIYSIVAILLFVVGGVLIGKPFYDGYKAEKKQTENVQAVQKMDYEKHETEFVDASKINQPDLAEVANASLDKKQVIGRISIPSVSLEIPVLKSSTEKNLLSGAATVKENQVMGKGNYALAGHNMSKKGVLFSDIASLKKGDKIYLYDNENEYEYAVTGVSEVTPDKWEVVEDHGKDEITLITCVSVKDNSKRYVVAGDLVGTKAKK; the protein is encoded by the coding sequence ATGAATAAGCAAAGAATTTATAGTATAGTAGCAATCCTTCTATTTGTTGTAGGTGGGGTTTTAATTGGAAAGCCATTTTATGATGGATATAAGGCTGAAAAGAAACAGACTGAAAATGTGCAAGCTGTTCAAAAGATGGATTATGAAAAGCATGAGACAGAATTTGTAGATGCGTCAAAAATTAATCAACCAGACTTGGCAGAAGTAGCGAATGCATCGTTAGATAAAAAACAAGTAATCGGTCGTATTTCGATTCCAAGTGTTTCATTAGAAATTCCTGTTTTAAAATCTTCTACTGAGAAAAACCTGTTATCAGGTGCAGCGACAGTAAAAGAAAATCAAGTAATGGGAAAAGGGAATTACGCACTAGCAGGGCATAACATGTCTAAAAAAGGTGTTTTATTTAGTGATATAGCATCTTTGAAAAAAGGCGATAAAATTTATTTATATGATAATGAAAATGAATATGAGTACGCTGTTACTGGTGTATCTGAAGTAACTCCGGATAAATGGGAAGTTGTAGAAGATCATGGGAAAGATGAGATAACGCTTATTACATGTGTATCTGTAAAAGATAATTCTAAGCGTTATGTTGTAGCTGGTGATTTAGTAGGAACGAAGGCGAAGAAATAA